The following proteins come from a genomic window of Malus domestica chromosome 02, GDT2T_hap1:
- the LOC139190008 gene encoding disease resistance protein RUN1-like isoform X2 — MASSSSSSVPDWKYDVFLNFRGEDTRKTFIAHLYKALVQNSINTFIDAEELRKGNGLSQLLTAISDSRLSVVVISQNYASSTWCLKELVQILQCMDQKKQIVIPIFYQVDPSHVRKIKGSFEEAFSKHEHDPNADMEEVQRWRSALQRAPDLCGWDSQNCQDDAKLIELIVDDIFKKLINILSSEKNGLVGMDSRLQKMDSLLCPEVDNVRFVGIWGMGGIGKTTIARAMYDKINHHFEGRCFLENVKGRFPATDAGEAPLDMQAEILSSITNMKVPRSEILRNGFQKMMERVGKKKVLLVLDNVESSSQIEALIGKQPSFGGGSRIIITTREKQSLSRLGDQIYEPELLNDDDALELFMQYAFSTKQPTEEYVDLSGHFIKYAQGLPLALKVLGAFLDNKSVLVWKDELKKIARNPHLGIQTVLRTSFDGLDGLQKEIFLDIACFFKQMKKDFATRIMEGCDFHPHTGLDVLVGRALVTVSSDGVLEMHDLLEEMGREIVRQESIKEPGRRSRLWSYEDVHHVLRRETATEAVESIIVRWPYSNNVVELDTAFFKMTKLRLLRVHTHYLRPPSRESDDEWKYKDLKFLSEKLSYLFWHKCPLKSLSSNFNPENLVEIDMQYSCVEHLWKGTQPLEKLKIINLKGSYRLKETPDFTEAKNLENLILGGCTNLYEVHPSISALEKLVLLDLSWCGKLKTFSSTIRMKSLETLDLSFCSILEKFPEISEVMEKLSKLYLQGTAIKELPRSINNLTGLVTLNLEYCRELEILPNSIVQLKSLQFLNLSGCSKLKAFPENGGNMEGLRELRLDETSVEDLCPSISSLENVESLSLKQCKKLHSLPSSIHMRSLRTLNLSGCSNLDNFSEIPEVMNLLELNLDETAISELPSSIKKFYGTRYPEPEGLQKIKDFSRQHSYEISSSPECFWLLKSEEFSRVSRRA; from the exons atggcttcttcttcttcttcatctgttCCTGATTGGAAATATGATGTCTTCTTGAATTTTCGAGGCGAAGACACTCGCAAGACCTTCATCGCCCATCTCTACAAAGCTCTAGTTCAGAACTCAATCAACACCTTCATTGACGCTGAAGAGCTCAGAAAAGGCAACGGCCTTTCGCAGCTACTGACAGCTATAAGCGACTCGAGGCTTTCAGTTGTAGTTATTTCTCAAAACTACGCTTCTTCCACATGGTGCTTGAAAGAACTCGTCCAAATCCTGCAATGCATGGATCAGAAGAAGCAGATTGTGATTCCCATTTTCTACCAAGTAGACCCATCTCATGTTCGTAAAATCAAGGGAAGTTTTGAGGAAGCTTTTTCTAAACACGAACATGATCCTAACGCCGACATGGAAGAAGTGCAGCGGTGGAGGTCCGCTTTACAAAGAGCCCCCGATTTATGTGGCTGGGATTCACAAAATTGCCA GGATGATGCCAAGCTTATTGAGTTGATTGTCGATGATATTTTTAAGAAACTTATCAACATCTTATCAAGTGAAAAGAATGGCTTGGTTGGAATGGATTCCCGCTTACAGAAAATGGATTCACTATTATGTCCCGAGGTCGATAACGTTCGCTTTGTTGGAATATGGGGTATGGGCGGTATAGGCAAAACCACCATCGCTAGAGCTATGTATGACAAAATCAATCATCACTTCGAAGGTCGTTGCTTTCTTGAAAATGTCAAGGGACGATTTCCGGCAACTGATGCAGGTGAAGCACCACTAGATATGCAGGCAGAAATTCTATCTAGTATCACAAATATGAAGGTTCCCCGTTCAGAGATTTTGAGAAATGGTTTTCAGAAGATGATGGAAAGAGTTGGTAAGAAAAAAGTTTTACTTGTTCTTGATAATGTGGAGAGTTCATCCCAAATTGAAGCCTTAATTGGAAAGCAACCTTCATTTGGTGGCGGAAGTCGAatcattataacaactagagaGAAACAGTCACTAAGTAGACTTGGTGATCAGATATATGAGCCCGAGTTGTTAAATGACGATGATGCTCTCGAGCTGTTTATGCAGTATGCTTTCAGTACAAAGCAACCCACAGAAGAATACGTTGATCTGTCAGGCCATTTCATAAAATATGCTCAAGGTTTGCCTTTAGCACTCAAAGTCTTGGGAGCATTCCTCGATAATAAAAGTGTACTTGTGTGGAAAGATGAGTTAAAGAAAATAGCGAGAAATCCGCACCTGGGAATCCAGACAGTCCTTAGAACAAGCTTTGATGGACTAGATGGTTTGCAGAAGGAAATATTTCTTGATATTGCATGTTTCTTTAAACAAATGAAGAAAGACTTTGCGACAAGGATTATGGAAGGTTGTGACTTCCATCCCCATACCGGATTAGACGTTCTAGTTGGTAGAGCTCTTGTCACTGTCTCATCTGATGGTGTACTCGAGATGCATGATTTACTAGAGGAAATGGGTCGCGAAATCGTACGCCAAGAATCTATAAAAGAGCCTGGGAGGCGCAGTAGGTTGTGGAGCTATGAAGATGTTCATCATGTGTTACGTCGAGAAACG GCTACAGAAGCAGTTGAAAGCATAATTGTGCGTTGGCCATACTCAAACAATGTGGTGGAATTAGACACCgctttttttaaaatgacaaaactAAGACTACTCAGAGTCCATACCCACTATTTACGACCACCGAGCAGGGAATCCGATGATGAATGGAAATACAAGGATCTAAAATTTCTCTCTGAAAAATTAAGTTATCTGTTCTGGCACAAATGTCCCCTAAAGTCTTTATCGTCCAATTTTAACCCAGAGAATCTTGTTGAGATTGACATGCAATATAGTTGTGTTGAACACCTTTGGAAAGGAACTCAG CCTCTGGAAAAGTTGAAAATTATCAACTTAAAAGGCTCTTATCGTCTTAAGGAAACACCAGATTTCACTGAGGCAAAGAATCTTGAGAACCTAATTCTTGGTGGATGCACAAATTTATATGAGGTTCACCCATCCATTTCTGCCCTTGAAAAGCTTGTCCTCTTGGATCTAAGTTGGTGCGGCAAACTCAAGACCTTTTCAAGCACCATTCGTATGAAATCTCTTGAAACCCTTGATCTCTCTTTTTGCTCAATACTTGAGAAGTTTCCAGAGATTTCAGAAGTTATGGAGAAGCTTTCAAAACTTTATTTGCAAGGGACTGCAATAAAAGAACTGCCTCGATCAATTAACAATCTTACGGGGCTTGTTACTTTGAATCTTGAATATTGCAGAGAACTTGAGATTCTTCCAAACAGCATTGTTCAACTCAAGTCCCtgcaatttcttaatctttctGGTTGTTCAAAGCTCAAGGCCTTTCCAGAAAATGGTGGAAATATGGAAGGATTAAGAGAGCTTCGCTTGGATGAGACATCTGTTGAAGACCTTTGCCCATCAATTTCGTCTCTTGAAAACGTTGAGAGTTTGAGTCTAAAGCAGTGCAAGAAACTTCATAGCCTTCCAAGCAGCATTCACATGAGATCTCTTCGAACCCTTAATCTTTCCGGCTGCTCAAATCTGGATAATTTTTCAGAAATTCCTGAAGTTATGAACCTATTAGAGCTTAATTTAGATGAGACTGCAATTTCAGAACTGCCCTCGTCCATAAAAAAATTTTACGGGACTCGTTATCCTGAGCCTGAAGGATTGCAGAAGATTAAAGATTTTTCCAGGCAGCATTCATATGAGATCTCTTCAAGTCCTGAATGTTTCTGGCTGCTCAAATCTGAAGAATTTTCCAGAGTTTCTAGAAG AGCTTGA
- the LOC139190008 gene encoding disease resistance protein RUN1-like isoform X1, whose product MASSSSSSVPDWKYDVFLNFRGEDTRKTFIAHLYKALVQNSINTFIDAEELRKGNGLSQLLTAISDSRLSVVVISQNYASSTWCLKELVQILQCMDQKKQIVIPIFYQVDPSHVRKIKGSFEEAFSKHEHDPNADMEEVQRWRSALQRAPDLCGWDSQNCQDDAKLIELIVDDIFKKLINILSSEKNGLVGMDSRLQKMDSLLCPEVDNVRFVGIWGMGGIGKTTIARAMYDKINHHFEGRCFLENVKGRFPATDAGEAPLDMQAEILSSITNMKVPRSEILRNGFQKMMERVGKKKVLLVLDNVESSSQIEALIGKQPSFGGGSRIIITTREKQSLSRLGDQIYEPELLNDDDALELFMQYAFSTKQPTEEYVDLSGHFIKYAQGLPLALKVLGAFLDNKSVLVWKDELKKIARNPHLGIQTVLRTSFDGLDGLQKEIFLDIACFFKQMKKDFATRIMEGCDFHPHTGLDVLVGRALVTVSSDGVLEMHDLLEEMGREIVRQESIKEPGRRSRLWSYEDVHHVLRRETATEAVESIIVRWPYSNNVVELDTAFFKMTKLRLLRVHTHYLRPPSRESDDEWKYKDLKFLSEKLSYLFWHKCPLKSLSSNFNPENLVEIDMQYSCVEHLWKGTQPLEKLKIINLKGSYRLKETPDFTEAKNLENLILGGCTNLYEVHPSISALEKLVLLDLSWCGKLKTFSSTIRMKSLETLDLSFCSILEKFPEISEVMEKLSKLYLQGTAIKELPRSINNLTGLVTLNLEYCRELEILPNSIVQLKSLQFLNLSGCSKLKAFPENGGNMEGLRELRLDETSVEDLCPSISSLENVESLSLKQCKKLHSLPSSIHMRSLRTLNLSGCSNLDNFSEIPEVMNLLELNLDETAISELPSSIKKFYGTRYPEPEGLQKIKDFSRQHSYEISSSPECFWLLKSEEFSRVSRRYGEPNRA is encoded by the exons atggcttcttcttcttcttcatctgttCCTGATTGGAAATATGATGTCTTCTTGAATTTTCGAGGCGAAGACACTCGCAAGACCTTCATCGCCCATCTCTACAAAGCTCTAGTTCAGAACTCAATCAACACCTTCATTGACGCTGAAGAGCTCAGAAAAGGCAACGGCCTTTCGCAGCTACTGACAGCTATAAGCGACTCGAGGCTTTCAGTTGTAGTTATTTCTCAAAACTACGCTTCTTCCACATGGTGCTTGAAAGAACTCGTCCAAATCCTGCAATGCATGGATCAGAAGAAGCAGATTGTGATTCCCATTTTCTACCAAGTAGACCCATCTCATGTTCGTAAAATCAAGGGAAGTTTTGAGGAAGCTTTTTCTAAACACGAACATGATCCTAACGCCGACATGGAAGAAGTGCAGCGGTGGAGGTCCGCTTTACAAAGAGCCCCCGATTTATGTGGCTGGGATTCACAAAATTGCCA GGATGATGCCAAGCTTATTGAGTTGATTGTCGATGATATTTTTAAGAAACTTATCAACATCTTATCAAGTGAAAAGAATGGCTTGGTTGGAATGGATTCCCGCTTACAGAAAATGGATTCACTATTATGTCCCGAGGTCGATAACGTTCGCTTTGTTGGAATATGGGGTATGGGCGGTATAGGCAAAACCACCATCGCTAGAGCTATGTATGACAAAATCAATCATCACTTCGAAGGTCGTTGCTTTCTTGAAAATGTCAAGGGACGATTTCCGGCAACTGATGCAGGTGAAGCACCACTAGATATGCAGGCAGAAATTCTATCTAGTATCACAAATATGAAGGTTCCCCGTTCAGAGATTTTGAGAAATGGTTTTCAGAAGATGATGGAAAGAGTTGGTAAGAAAAAAGTTTTACTTGTTCTTGATAATGTGGAGAGTTCATCCCAAATTGAAGCCTTAATTGGAAAGCAACCTTCATTTGGTGGCGGAAGTCGAatcattataacaactagagaGAAACAGTCACTAAGTAGACTTGGTGATCAGATATATGAGCCCGAGTTGTTAAATGACGATGATGCTCTCGAGCTGTTTATGCAGTATGCTTTCAGTACAAAGCAACCCACAGAAGAATACGTTGATCTGTCAGGCCATTTCATAAAATATGCTCAAGGTTTGCCTTTAGCACTCAAAGTCTTGGGAGCATTCCTCGATAATAAAAGTGTACTTGTGTGGAAAGATGAGTTAAAGAAAATAGCGAGAAATCCGCACCTGGGAATCCAGACAGTCCTTAGAACAAGCTTTGATGGACTAGATGGTTTGCAGAAGGAAATATTTCTTGATATTGCATGTTTCTTTAAACAAATGAAGAAAGACTTTGCGACAAGGATTATGGAAGGTTGTGACTTCCATCCCCATACCGGATTAGACGTTCTAGTTGGTAGAGCTCTTGTCACTGTCTCATCTGATGGTGTACTCGAGATGCATGATTTACTAGAGGAAATGGGTCGCGAAATCGTACGCCAAGAATCTATAAAAGAGCCTGGGAGGCGCAGTAGGTTGTGGAGCTATGAAGATGTTCATCATGTGTTACGTCGAGAAACG GCTACAGAAGCAGTTGAAAGCATAATTGTGCGTTGGCCATACTCAAACAATGTGGTGGAATTAGACACCgctttttttaaaatgacaaaactAAGACTACTCAGAGTCCATACCCACTATTTACGACCACCGAGCAGGGAATCCGATGATGAATGGAAATACAAGGATCTAAAATTTCTCTCTGAAAAATTAAGTTATCTGTTCTGGCACAAATGTCCCCTAAAGTCTTTATCGTCCAATTTTAACCCAGAGAATCTTGTTGAGATTGACATGCAATATAGTTGTGTTGAACACCTTTGGAAAGGAACTCAG CCTCTGGAAAAGTTGAAAATTATCAACTTAAAAGGCTCTTATCGTCTTAAGGAAACACCAGATTTCACTGAGGCAAAGAATCTTGAGAACCTAATTCTTGGTGGATGCACAAATTTATATGAGGTTCACCCATCCATTTCTGCCCTTGAAAAGCTTGTCCTCTTGGATCTAAGTTGGTGCGGCAAACTCAAGACCTTTTCAAGCACCATTCGTATGAAATCTCTTGAAACCCTTGATCTCTCTTTTTGCTCAATACTTGAGAAGTTTCCAGAGATTTCAGAAGTTATGGAGAAGCTTTCAAAACTTTATTTGCAAGGGACTGCAATAAAAGAACTGCCTCGATCAATTAACAATCTTACGGGGCTTGTTACTTTGAATCTTGAATATTGCAGAGAACTTGAGATTCTTCCAAACAGCATTGTTCAACTCAAGTCCCtgcaatttcttaatctttctGGTTGTTCAAAGCTCAAGGCCTTTCCAGAAAATGGTGGAAATATGGAAGGATTAAGAGAGCTTCGCTTGGATGAGACATCTGTTGAAGACCTTTGCCCATCAATTTCGTCTCTTGAAAACGTTGAGAGTTTGAGTCTAAAGCAGTGCAAGAAACTTCATAGCCTTCCAAGCAGCATTCACATGAGATCTCTTCGAACCCTTAATCTTTCCGGCTGCTCAAATCTGGATAATTTTTCAGAAATTCCTGAAGTTATGAACCTATTAGAGCTTAATTTAGATGAGACTGCAATTTCAGAACTGCCCTCGTCCATAAAAAAATTTTACGGGACTCGTTATCCTGAGCCTGAAGGATTGCAGAAGATTAAAGATTTTTCCAGGCAGCATTCATATGAGATCTCTTCAAGTCCTGAATGTTTCTGGCTGCTCAAATCTGAAGAATTTTCCAGAGTTTCTAGAAGGTATGGAGAACCTAACAGAGCTTAA